In a genomic window of Apteryx mantelli isolate bAptMan1 chromosome 2, bAptMan1.hap1, whole genome shotgun sequence:
- the XKR9 gene encoding XK-related protein 9, whose protein sequence is MMKFTKQDFIFLVGGIIIQVVDIGVDFWVASKYFCEGQYSWGILILCFRGLSSVVTQLFSYEWFKNDWENPDPEKLKWIFLVHFFHCGIFIRYWFALKYGCQAAFKQNSSRDVSETDCPNFIHKQAIDIMTDISMLKVFKTFLETTPQLFVQIYILMEHDTNSFCQYAAIFMSFCGISFSTVDYQISLRKSLPDKDEFHVLPKLVYLFYKLLTITSWMLSISLITLLSVRSSVFLLILLWSCGFCWTLKQHTTFCKSKVMEYLYRTVVGIILIFTFFNIKGRKTKVCISIYYATHTLVTLGILFVYLFWKPFVTKEIYFTIVGLLTILSLVLGIIFLIVYYRHFHPTVYCRQQTCSDEADGVTGEKDRVEAGRFQNFIMQ, encoded by the exons ATGATGAAATTTACTaagcaggattttatttttttagttggTGGAATTATAATTCAAGTAGTTGATATTGGAGTGGATTTCTGGGTAGCTAGTAAATATTTCTGTGAGGGACAATATTCTTGGGGTATATTAATTCTGTGTTTTAGAGGTCTTTCATCAGTAGTAACTCAGCTATTCAGTTATGAGTGGTTTAAAAATGACTGGGAAAATCCTGATCCTGAGAAGCTGAAATGGATCTTTCTAGTTCATTTCTTTCACTGTGGAATTTTCATAAG GTATTGGTTTGCTTTGAAATATGGCTGCCAGGCTGCATTTAAACAAAACAGCAGTAGAGATGTATCCGAAACAGACTGTCCCAATTTCATTCATAAACAAGCCATTGATATAATGACTGATATTAGCATGCTCAAGGTATTCAAGACTTTTCTCGAGACCACACCTCAGCTCTTTGTCCAGATTTACATCCTCATGGAACATGACACAAACAGTTTCTGTCAAT ATGCTGCCATTTTCATGTCTTTTTGTGGCATCTCCTTTTCAACAGTTGATTATCAGATATCATTACGAAAATCTCTGCCTGATAAAGATGAATTTCATGTGCTACCCAAGTTAGTATATCTCTTCTATAAACTGCTTACAATCACTTCTTGGATGCTCAGTATTTCACTGATCACTCTTCTAAGTGTCAGAAGTTCTGTATTTCTGCTGATACTTCTTTGGAGCTGTGGCTTCTGCTGGACTTTGAAACAACACACAACATTTTGCAAATCTAAGGTGATGGAATATCTGTATAGAACTGTTGTTGGAATCATTCTAATTTTTACCTTCTTTAacataaagggaagaaaaacaaaagtttgcATTTCTATTTATTATGCTACTCACACCCTTGTAACTCTAGGTATTTTGTTTGTATATTTGTTTTGGAAACCTTTTGTTaccaaggaaatatattttacaattgtggGCCTCTTAACTATTCTCAGTCTGGTGTTaggtattatttttcttattgtttaTTATAGGCATTTTCATCCCACTGTTTATTGCAGACAACAGACATGTTCAGATGAAGCTGATGGAGTGACAGGAGAAAAAGACAGAGTGGAAGCTGGTAGATTTCAAAATTTCATAATGCAATGA